In the Oncorhynchus keta strain PuntledgeMale-10-30-2019 chromosome 32, Oket_V2, whole genome shotgun sequence genome, CAGTTTTTGAAATTAGAGAAggttttcttttctctctcattttaaaTGTCACATAGGTCAATAGATCAGGCCTAATGTGcagtgggtaaaaaaaaaagaatgtagTTGTATGATCTATGTCACCTGCATTGTAATGCACCCCCTTCGCAAGAACCACACGTGAACCCAGATGGGATCATAAAAGAAGGTGACGCTTTTCCCCCATGCTTTTACTGTGGTCCTGCTATTGATATAAGAAGAGCATGTTTAAGAGATCAAAGGGGATGCTGGTTTCTAGTAGTAAGGTGTTGCCCTATTTCAACTAAGGCCAGCAGGCAGGAGTCACAAGGTAGGCTACTGTAACCTAACACTTACAGGTAATGGAGCAAGGTTGGGCTTTCTTGTAAACACTTGTGGTTTTCATGTGGAATATGATATTTGAGAACTCCACAAAATGGCCACCATCTTTTCTCCCTCCACTTCCCACAAGTGCCTGGCTGTGCTTCAAACCGCCGCCAACAATACCACCTGTCTTTTTCTAATGTGCAGTAAACAATGAAAACACACTTCAAACGTTATCCGCTTGGCACTTGTTTTTCCTACTTGCCCAAACTGTTTATCTTAAAGGCATTTATCAAGCCACCTTGAGGCATTGTTTGCAAGTAAGCCACTTCCTTCTCTTTGGCTTGTGTGTATCAGGGCTGTGTCACCCTAAACCACATCTCTTTCAGCGATCAATGGCAACTTCCTGCTACTGCCAAACACTATAGACATGAATCATCTTATAGGCCTACTGCATATAGTTGAAAGAACAGTAAGGGCATGGCTGATGGAAACTCCTTCCGGCACCAATGGGGCTGGTACTTCACTTTGTTCATTTGGAATACTGTTTTGAGTACATTTTAGTAACATATTTACCGGGAGTTTAGCATTTTATATTGATAAAGTTGAACCACAGAAACATTTAAACTTTTTTTCAAATGCCTtcagaagtaaaaaaaaaaataaataaaatttaaaaaaaagtttaaaaaaaagaaagagcTTATACAATGGTAatcaaatccttctttaactgcCCAGATGCATTATCAACCAAAACCCTGTGATGGGGAAAAGGATTGTTTCACTTAAAAGCATGTCTTTTGTTCTGGTTATCTGCCTCTCCAGCTAGATTTGGTCCAGATGGAAGTCaagtaggtctctctctctctccctccctctctccctccctccctccctccctccctccctccctccctccgagaGCTTCCACGTGTGAGGTGGGCATACGAGGGTCATGTGGGACCGTACAGTATTGTGTACGTTTGTATAATCCAACCACGGCACACCTTTATTTGTGGTCTACTAAAACACGACTGAAAACCAAGCCATCATCTGGTAATCCTCTAGCAAAGGTCATCTGCAACATAACCAGACATCAGTTTTTATAAAACATCAATTACTCAAAATGAATTTCATTCAATAGGAAAGAAAAGGGTTGTGATTATAGGTCACACTTTGAGCTTTTAGATCTGATAGCGTCCAATTCAAAATATCCTGCCAAAATGGGCTGGAAACCCAGCACGCTTCTGTAAATATTCTCTACGGCTCTGGCAACATCAGCCATGTTTCTGGTGACTTTAGAACAGCGACCAGATGTCCTTTGATGTCCGCTGATCCCACTTTGTAGCTGACAACAAATAACACACACTTTTATTACACGGGAAACATTTGATGCTTTCACATTTCTTCCCCTAATCCTTTACAGTTTGTCCTCAGTGGGGGGAAACCGATGAGCTCTCTCTCTATCGCCCTGATTGTCTctcctttttctttctttctttctttctttctttctttctttctttctaatcCTAGAATAAAGGGACTTGGATACCACTTGAAAAATTGGATTCTGAAATAGCTAGAACCACatctgagagaaagacagagaattaACAAGACACCACCAACTCAgggcaaaaagagagagaaaaaaagcatATTGTTCAATATGGAGACCCAGAAGTATAATCCTGTAATATAAAAGTCATCCGGAGGCAATGAAACAGACTCCAAAGCAACTTTCTGAAGGCGGCCAGAGAGGAAAATAAAAACTGTTGTCAGACAACACATTTGTCCTCTCTAGCGACTAGACCTCGTTTGGATCTTGTGGCTTCCGAGAAGAGACACGATGGCTATCTGtgatactttgtgtgtgtgtgtgtgtgtgtgtgtgtgtgtgtgtgtgtgtgtgtgtgtgtgtgtgtgtgtgtgtgtgtgtgtgtgtgtgtgtgtgtgtgtgtgtgtgtgtgtgtgtgtgcgtgtgttagaCCAGCATTAGCAGTGGACGGATAGTAACCAGCGTCATTGCTTTTCAAAGGGTGACTAAACCCCTGTCTCTTTCATGTGGGTGACGACGTGACCTTGCTTGGTCTACGGAGGACGCCGGCCAGGCACCTCAGTCCGGTTATAGGCAGCGGTAGGGCAAACAATACCAGGGCCTGGTgccatccacccctccatccctccatccccagcTGCATCCTCTCAACGAAGCCTCGATTGAAGTGGATTCATTTATTTATTCCGCTTTCACAAGACTGACATGAAAGACTTGACTGTGTGTTTCAATGTATTGTAACGTTGTTATCTAAAGAAGGCTTGAGGAAGACACCCCAGAGATCAAAGCTGTGTGGAGACACAAAGTGGAGTCACGTTAAAGTGTGACACACGTCATGACATCTACTGGTTTCCCAGTAATACTCTCAGACTGGATTTCTTAGTTGtgacgggggggggggggcaccctattccctatgggccctggtcaaaagaagtgcactataaagggagccATTTTGGGATGCGGACATAACACTAAATGAGTGGCACATACATGGGCATCTACCACACAGCTCCACGAGTAAGCACCTAAAACTACACAGCTTCTGCACTTACTAACGTGGTCGAGGTCGGCCATTTTCCCTGACTGAGACAGAGAATGGCAAAGCCTCACGTCTTCACCCTGATTAAGAAGTAGGATTAGTCCTGCCAGGAGAGACCCGGGTATGGTGGAGgtgtgggtagagagagagaggtgtgggggatgAGTAAAATAGGGGCTAAAACCAAATCAGGGAATGAAGACTTATCCACAGTCGGCTGAAGAGTGTTCCAAGGCCTGAGAAAAGAGGAGGCACGGAATCAGATAAAAAAATAGAATTGAACCATTCACTTTGCATAAATCTCACCAAAGCCAACTGCCCAGGTGTTGtcaaaaatctctctctctcttttttcatctatttatttgttatttaaccaggtaagttgactgtgaacacgttctcatttgcagcaacaacctggggaatagttacaggggagaggagggggattaatgagccaattgtaaactggggattatcaggtgaccgtgatggtttgagggccagattgggaatttagtcaggacaccgtggttaacacccctactcttacgataagtgccatgagatctttaatgacctcagagagtcaggacacccgtttaacgtcccatccgaaagacggcacccgacccagggcagtgtccccaatcactgggCTATTTTTTTAGActagaggaaagagtgcctcctactggccctccaacaccacttccagtagcatctggtctcccatccaggaactgaccaggaccaaccttgcttagcttcagaagcaagccagcagtggtatgcagggtggtatgctgctgataATTCTTTAATCTAGGATTCTTTCTAATCCTAGATTAAAGGGACTTGGATACCACTTGAAAAGTTGGATTCTGAAATAGCCAGAACCACATctgagagaaaggcagagaatTAACAAGACACCACCAACTCGGGGCAAAAAGAGAGATAAAAAAAGCATATTGTTCAATATGGAGACCCAGAAGTATAATCCTGTAATATAAGTCATCCGGAGGCAATGAAACAAATCAACCTTTCTGAAGGAGGCCAGAGAGGAAAATAAAAACTGTTGTCAGACAACACATTTGTCCTCTCTAGCGACTGGGCCTCGTTTGGATCTTGTGGCTCCCGAGAAGAGACACGATGGCTATCTGTGAtactttgtatgtgtgtgtgtgtgtgtgtgtgtgcgtgtgtgtgtgtgtgcgtgcctgcgtgcgttAGACCAGCATTAGCAGTGGATGGATAGTAACCAGCGTCATTGCTTTTCAAAGGGTGACTAAACCCCTGTCTCTTTCATGTGGGTGACGACGTGACCTTGCTTGGTCTACGGAGGATGCCGGCCAGGCACCTCAGTCCGGTTATAGGCAGCGGTAGGGCAAACAATACCAGGGCCTGGTgccatccacccctccatccctccatccccagcTGCATCCTCTCAACGAAGCCTCGATTGAAGTGGATTCATTTATTTATTCCGCTTTCACAAGACTGACATGAAAGACTTGACTGTGTGTTTCAATGTATTGTAACGTTGTTATCTAAAGAAGGCTTGAGGAAGACACCCCAGAGATCAAAGCTGTGTGGAGACACAAAGTGGAGTCACGTTAAAGTGTGACACACGTCATGACATCTACTGGTTTCCCAGTAATACTCTCAGACTGGATTTCTTAGTTGTGACTGGTCAAAATAAATCACCTTGGAggtgccccaaatggcaccctattccctatgggccctgttcaaaagaaGTACACTACTAGGGAATAGGGAACAATTTGAGGTGCACCCCCAAAACATTAAACCAGtggcacatacagtacatgggCATCTACCACATAGCTAGAGTGAGTTTTTGTGGTCAAGGTCGGCCATTTCCCCTGACTGAGACAGAGAATGGCAAAGCCTCACGTCTTCACCCTGTTTAGGAGGTGGGATTAGTCCTGCCAGGAGAGACCGGGGTGTGGTGGAGGTGTgggtggagaaagagagcgagcggGAATGAATAAAAGAAGGGCTAATACCAACTCAGGGCATGAAGACTTATCCACCATTGACTGAAGCGTCTTCCCGAGTCCTGACATAAGAGAAGAAAACCACAGCAGGGGGAGAAAGAACCCCCGTTATAAATTGGCATAAGTCTCACCAAGCCAACTGCCCAGATCTGCccaaatctctctctttctctctcccctatggAATATTCCTTTGATTCCAGAATCATGCTGGTTCGCTCATCGAAGCAGTTCCAACCCACCAAGGTGGAGTCGGCTGCCTTTGCAGTGTTTGGTTACACTGAATTGTATGTCGCCACCACACCACCTGCATTGCTGTCTACTGCTGGTGGGAAGAAGGTAGCCTCAATATGAACCATTGACTAGGCTACAGCTCGTGCGTCAGCCCAGGCATTGCTGACTGGTCCTCTGATCCTCCCCTCACAACAGCGGGATGTTCAAGAAAACAAAGTCCCTCATTTGGATTAGAATAATCGTTCGTACTTTAATATTACCTAAACGAGGCCAACCATCTGACTCGGGAAAAGGACTGTTTGGTTTTGAGAGCAAGATCCTCACTCTGTCCATCGACTCTATCCCACCCCGATGGCACTGCCTCAGGTTGGCCACTAGCTGGCGTGAGTGGACAACTTGAGGCAACTTGGTGGTTATGCAGACATGAGGTGAGGCATTTTTCAGGCGTTTTTTCAGAATGCCGTCAATTAAGGTTTTCCCTTATGATGTTGCAATATGTCCGTTATATGCGGTCGCAAATCTTTCGTGGGTGGAATTGGGAAAAACTCACTCTGGGAACTTGCCAAAGCAAAATCCCAGTATTCACCTTGGGGGAAAAAAACGGTCAGAATTATTTATCTTTCAGAACTCCATACCCACATGTTCCTCCTATTTCCTCCCATCACCATTGTGTGGGATTAACCAAAGCCAGTAGATGCATCTGTCACCCTAAATGAGCCATAGACAAAGAAGGGAGCTTTAATGAGTGTCTGGGAGAGAACAGACGAGGTTCTGCCCATCAATTAGGACTGCTTAGACTAGTGGCCTTTGAAGTGTACTGGACTCCAAGTCCCAGCATGCTCTATGGCATAGACCAGGGGTGGAGGACGGGAGGCCTCCTGAGGTAATACATCACCACACCTCAGAATACAGATTAGAATGGAATGAGATTCTATTTCTCTGATCATTTCAACCTAACTTCTTTCCTTCGCTTATACAGTATCTTCTGTTAGAAATAATTTTGCTAGAAATTCCAACTGCAGGAGCCTGTTCATGTCTCCTGTATCTTGCACTTCAGCCCAATCCAATACTGGGTGTTTTTGCTTCCCAGGCAGGTGTAGCTCACAATCTAGGCTAGTGGCCATGTACTGTATGAAACAAACAATTCATATCAACTCTCACATAAAACACATTCTAAAACATCAATTATTGCTTCTCCATCAACTCAAATAACTCCAAGCAAATGATCAGAATTTTTCCTCGCATTACCACCTAGCATTACCACTAATGATGCTAACGATAGCAAGCATACTGGATACTGCGTGTTCATGTCTTCAACCACGAAACAACGTCTAGTCCCCTTAGGACAACTCATCTCACTTGGATGGATTTTTGCCACGGAGGGCTACTAagagaggggacaagagagaaaagggggataGAAAGCGAGAGAGCAAACAAGTGagaagagagctggagagagagagacagaccgagagagaacgcgaaagacgggagagagagagagagagaaagacaataatcGTTTGGAGTCAGAAAACACATTTCAAAGAGGCTCCAAACAGCCTGCATGTGAAATCGGATAGCAACTAATAAAGTGCATCTCTTCACAACAATAAATAATGCATCAAAGAGGAAACAACATGAAACACAGAGACGTGTTTGATCTTCAGAAAGACGGAGAAAAGGGTTTAGTAACGGACGTCAGTGCGTTGCGTTCATGTCATGGAGGAGCGCTCGTACCAGGCCTCATTTAAAGTCAATATCTAAAGAACTTCTCCGCAACTTTGCCAACGTGTGGTCCGGATGAATATTATGTGAAATAAGTTGAATGCATTTGTGTGAAATCGATAGTGTCGGGCTATAGTTGGTTGGTGAACATGCTGTCGTGTTTGGAAGTGTCCTGAAAACAGTTCAAGTGCGGCCCTGGCTCGCCCTGAGGCAATGAATAAATGCATTTTCCATCTATTTTTCCTTGCTATGGTGTGATACGTGAACAGAGACAAATTCTTACAACACCAAcaccccccaccacccctctcggTCTCCCTCCATTCAGTAACCAATGGGAACCCTTGTGACTCCACCTACCAGTCGGCCTCTGCAGTTCTTTCATGTCCTGCCTCGCTGCCCCAGTGGGGATGGAGAGTCAGTTCTCATGACTCAGTACAATCAACCGGCCGCCCCCGCGAGGGGGGATAGTTCTGACCACCGGCTGGCGGCCAAGGACAGAGGATCAAACTAACCACATAGCGGGGCAAGAGCAGCAGGGGGGTTCCTCTGCTAATCTCCGTTAGAATTGACATGCAGAGCGGTTTGGGTAAACGGGACAGGGTTGCACTGTGGCCGGCTTGCAGTCGACTGTATGGTTTTAATATGAACCACTGGATAGGAAGGTAGAGTTCAGTTTTGTAGTAGAAATGTACATTTTGGGAGCTGACTTGTGTTGtctgttgacagtgtgtgtgtgtggtgtagcaaTGAGTTTGGTGTGTATTTAGTGTGGTGTAGCAATGGGTTTGGTGtgtatttagtgtgtgtgtgtggtgtagcaaTGCgtttggtgtgtatgtagtgtggtGTAGCAATGAGTTTGGTGTGTATTTAGTGTGGTGTAGCAATGGGTTTGGTGtgtatttagtgtgtgtgtgtggtgtagcaaTGCGTTTGGTGTGTAtttagtgtgtgtgcgtggtgtagCAATGCgtttggtgtgtatgtagtgtggtGTAGCAATGAGTTTGGTGTGTATTTAGTGTGGTGTAGCAATGGGTTTGGTGtgtatttagtgtgtgtgtgtggtgtagcaaTGCGTTTGGTGTGTATTTAGTGTGGTGTAGCAATGCGTTTGGTGtgtatttagtgtgtgtgtgtgtggtgtagcaaTGCGTTTGGTGTGAATTTAGTGTGGTGTAGCAATGGGTTTGGTGtgtatttagtgtgtgtgtgtggtgtagcaaTGCGTTTGGTGTGTATTTAGTGTGGTGTAGCAATGCGTTTGGTGtgtatttagtgtgtgtgtgtggtgtagcaaTGCGTTTGGTGTGTATTTAGTGTGGTGTAGCAATGGGTTTGagttgagtgtgtgtgcgtggtgtagCAATGGGTTTGagttgagtgtgtgtgcgtggtgtagCAATGCgtttggtgtgtatgtagtgtggtGTAGCAATGGGTTTGGTGTGTATTTAGTGTGGTGTAGCAATGCGTTTGGTGTGTATTTAGTGTGGTGTAGCAATGCGTTTGGTGTGTATTTAGTGTGGTGTAGCAATGGGTTTGagttgagtgtgtgtgcgtggtgtagCAATGCgtttggtgtgtatgtagtgtggtGTAGCAATGGGTTTGGTGTGTATTTAGTGTGGTGTAGCAATGCGTTTGGTGTGTATTTAGTGTGGTGTAGCAATGTGTTTGGTGTGTATTTAGTGTGGTGTAGCAATGGGTTTGagttgagtgtgtgtgcgttcatgtttgagtttttcctgaccacttGACCTGACAGAGTATCTCACAGCTGCACAACACTGACATCATGTGACATCATTTGGAAATTGAGTTTATGCTGTTGTTTTGCAAGTCTTGAGTAAGATGTTGGGTCAAGTCATCTACAAAGATACAAGCAAACAGTATATTTTATTCATCGTAAAATTAGTTCTCTACAGAAAAATTATTCCGAAGAACAAAATGGATAGCATGACATAGAAATACACATGACATTTAATTCACAGGCAATCAATGTTCTTGGTCTCAATGTGCTTTGTCATGCACAGCGTTTCAGCACTGGGCTATCTCAGATGGCAGGGAACCATATTTGAATTTATATTGAATCACAGTTGGTTCTAGaaaggaaaacacacacagacatcatgaAGACTTGATGGTTAAATGTTGTTTTATAtagaaaataacaaaaaaaaaaaaaatgcttgcGCTCTAGTCTCACCTTCAAAGCATTCTGGGATCTTGAGTTTTCCATTGATGCATTGGGTTGACACTGCATAGCCACACTTCTTCTCCTCGTTCATACAATAGACCAAGACGACGTCCGCATGCGAGATTCTATTGGGCTCGAAATCCTCTATCCAAAATGTCTTTCCATTGTAAAGGATGCGTCCTCTTTTAATACCTACCTTGCAGGAAGCTGTGGAACAAAGAGTGAAATTACGATCAATAATTATAGTATTGGCTCAGGGAGCTAGGTGGATATTACTATttagaatttcaaaaaacggcaACATTCAGCTATTCAAAAACACAGATTTGACAGGTTACCAAATAAGTTTGGTTAAACAAAATACAAAATTGCTAAATCAGTGGTCCTACCCCTGCAAACTGGCTCCTTTGACCAATCCCCTGTTTTAAGACATTCAATCTCCACAGGCCCATCCAGGACATAGTCTACATTACATCCATATTTGACAGTCTCCTTGAAGCCGTACTCCTTCTTGTCGGTATTGGTCATGTAGCCGTTGTTGATGTCTGTTGGAGCTGAACAGGTCACCACTGGAAACAAACAGAGGTCaagcagggttagtgtgtgttcAGAATACCACTTTAACTTTGTCCACAAAGCAAGTCACTTGTCATTTATTACCACACGAAAAGGTGCAATttgtatttcatttcatttctccAGGAGGTATCAGACATATCTGGCCAAAACTAAAACAAACAAACGGTTACACGAACCAATAACCATCCCCCTCAGCTTACAAAAGTTCACGAACGAAAGTTACGAATTTCTAAGGTGACATGAAGCGCTCAGCAATAAAAATAaagatgttttattgtcacatggagcaagttagggttaagtgccttgctcaagggcacgtcgacagatttttcaccttgttggcttgggtattcaaaccagcgaccatttggttactggcccatcgCCCTAacccagggatgggcaactggcctCTTTGTAGGCCTGAGTAccaatatatgtatatatatatatatttttttaaattaatagtAAATATcctttattttgtgtgtgtgtgtgtggggggtgcccatccctgctctaggctacctgccgccctagcAATACAGCAGATTAGAGCCTATGACTGATAACActgtacctacatttacattCTGGTGGCTCAGTCCAGTTTCCGTCAGTGCTGCACGATCCCTTCTCATTGCCTATGAGGACAAGTGGAGGGAAACACACATAGGTCCCCCCAAAACCAAACACAATCGTTTCGCCTGTGAACTTGCTGTCGTAGACCATTTTCCCATATTTAGGTATTGGAGGAAGACCACACGTCACCGCTAACAGAGGGGAGAGATTTCATTCACATGCTCATTAAATCACACACATTTGATTGAAATACatgatattctctctctctctatatatatatatatattttttttaaatcagagaCATACGATGTAACATATGAGTAGCATAGTCTACAGTAAAGCCATTATTCAAATCTCCGTTTTACACTTCATAGAATGCTCTTCACAATTACAGCAATATGGCCACGTTTACATTGTGCTTACAGGCTTGCACGTATCAATGTGAGTTTGTATGCATTTATCAATGTGAGATCATGTTGAATCGTTAGTGCTCAGTGCTAGAGCAGCTATGTATTTCAGTATAAGGCAGACACTTACGTGTGCACGTCGGTGGGGCATCACTCCATTGTCCGTCGTACAAGCACTCAATGGTACTGGCTCCTTGCAGGGTATACCTGTAGACAACATTACCGTAACCTGTCAAGTTATGTActaaaaaaacaaaataacatAAAGTACACACTATATTAGGTGTATGGGTATACAGTGATTTCAACTTTGACCTACTTCACATGTGTTTGATACAATAACATGTTATCGACTTTGACAGCACGGAGAGGTGGCCAGTCGTCAACGAAACGCTAGAATGGAATTTGTAAATGCTCTTCCCCATACCCCTCGTGGCAGGTGTAGTTGATGACACTCTGATAGACAATGTCCACAAACTCCATGTCTCCATGGCCCAGCGCTTCTGGGAGAGAGCAACTCATTGCTGCATCAGAAGTtaagaaaaagaaaaaagaaaaagagagtCAGTCAGCATTGCTCAACAGTTCCATCAATACGAGCATCAACTGATCCTCATTGTAACATATTGCATCTCCACTGATAATACTTGCAATGTACTGAGTATCAATTGATAATACTTGCAATGTACTGAGCATCAATTGATAATACTTGCAATATACTGAGCATCAATTGATAATACTTGCAATATACTGAGCATCAATTGATAATACTTGCAATATACTGAGCATCAATTGATAATACTTGCAATATACTGAGCATCAATTGATAATACTTGCAATATACTGAGCATCAATTGATAATACTTGCAATATACTGAGCATCAATTGATAATACTTGCAATATACTGAGCATCAATTGATAATACTTGCAATATACTGAGCATCAATTGATAATACTTGCAATATAGTGAGTATCAACTGATACactgattattatttttttgagtATGAAATTAATATACATGAACAGTAATACTGTTTCAGGTCAAACTTGATAAAAGCGTCCTACTTGAGCATGCGAGTCTAGACTTGGTCCAGTCTCCGCTAGCAGTGCAGCTGATTATGCGAGAGCCTGAAGTGGGTGTGTACCCTCGTTTACACGACAGCACCACCACGTCTCCGGGGGAGTACACCCTCTGGAGCCCCTCCAGTTCCATACCGTCACCCAGGGGCGGGCGGCCACATTCTGAGGGGGCAGACAAGCAAAGGGACGGgtcaataaaacacacacacacacacacacacacacacacacacacacacacacaacacacacacacagagagagaaaaaaaacatagaTTAACCAAAGAAGTGCCCGTGCAACTCCCCAGACATTCTGTTGACATTTTACGTAATGTCTAGTGATAGTTTGTTGAGCATAAAAAGGTAGGTGGACTATTAAAATAAAGTGTATTTTTCCTTTCAGCTTACAGTAACACAAGCCCATTTGTCTCAACACACTCTGACAACATGCTCACTGAGAGTACGGAGGAATATTGAACAGCATACAGCGCAGAAACACAACAGGCTTCTGAAATCAAGAGGTCAAAACACTGGAACGTAaaatgaacaaaaatacaaacgcaacatgtaaagtgttgctcCTATGTTTCATGAGTCTTTCATACGCACAAAAATCGTATTTCTCTGAAATGTATTGCActcatttgtttacatccccgttagtgagcatttgtcctttgccaagataatccatccacctgacaggtgtggcatatcaagaagctatcattacacaggtgcaccttacgctggggacaataaaaggccactctgaaatctgcagttttgtcacacaacataatgtcacagatgtctcaagtcgagggagtgtgcaattgaatgttcatttcgcTACCATAAGCTGCTTCCAATGCCTTTttttttta is a window encoding:
- the LOC118364980 gene encoding beta-2-glycoprotein 1-like: MAPSLSLPLLCLLALYTPVTTKKECGRPPLGDGMELEGLQRVYSPGDVVVLSCKRGYTPTSGSRIISCTASGDWTKSRLACSTMSCSLPEALGHGDMEFVDIVYQSVINYTCHEGYTLQGASTIECLYDGQWSDAPPTCTPVTCGLPPIPKYGKMVYDSKFTGETIVFGFGGTYVCFPPLVLIGNEKGSCSTDGNWTEPPECKLVTCSAPTDINNGYMTNTDKKEYGFKETVKYGCNVDYVLDGPVEIECLKTGDWSKEPVCRASCKVGIKRGRILYNGKTFWIEDFEPNRISHADVVLVYCMNEEKKCGYAVSTQCINGKLKIPECFEEPTVIQYKFKYGSLPSEIAQC